The sequence below is a genomic window from Schistocerca nitens isolate TAMUIC-IGC-003100 chromosome 4, iqSchNite1.1, whole genome shotgun sequence.
CCGGGTATGTGGGTCTCGGTGGCGGCCACGGTGGCTTTGGAGGCGGTCACGGTGGCTTCAGTGGCGGGTACGGCGGCGGCTTCAGCGGAGGATACGGGGGCGGacacggaggcggcggcggcggacacGGCATCCACGCCGGCTACGCCGCCTTCGGCCCCGCCCACATCGCCGTGGGCCCCGGCGGCTACGTGCAGGACACCGCGGAGGTCGCCGCCCACAGGGCCGCCCACCTCGCCGCCGTGGCGCACACGCACGCCCGCGACGCCGCCGTCAACGCGCACGACGCCGCCTTCGGCCACGGGGGCGGCGGCTACGGCCACGGGGGCGGCGGCTACGGATACGGCGGGCACGGCCACCACGGCTAGACGGACGCGTGCTCCGTCAAGCATAACACCGGACCTCGCAACACGACCGACCCCTGCACGAGAGGGAGAGCACTTCAAACACCACCACCAGATTTAActatttaataaaataaatttatattttgcaGCTACAGAAGACTTGTTTTACTATTCTTAACCCCAGCTAATGAAATTCGATGGCTGTACTATGCTACATTAATTTAGACATTCCGATATTgtcaagtttatttatttaatcgtatggctagggccccccctcgggcaggccgttcgccgggtgccggtctttcaagttgacgccacttcggcgacctgcagtcgatgaggatgatgatgatgaggacagcacaagacccaatctctgggcggagaaaattccccgacccagccgggaatcgaacccgggcccagtcgtttgacaatccgtcacgctgaccattcagctactgggggcggacgatATTGTTAAGTACAAGCATTCGACACCATGTcagggcatctacatctacaaggatactctgcaaatcacatttaagtgcctggcagagggttcatcgaaccaccttcacaattctctattattccaatcacgtataacgcgcggaaagaatgaacacctatatctttccgtacgagccgcgcgggattagcctagcgatctagggctctgcagtcatggaggttcgagtcctcccttgggcatgggtgtatgtgtgtttgtccttaggataatttaggttaagtagtgtgtaagcttagagactgatgaccttagccgttaagtcccgtaagatttcgcacacatttgaacattttttcggtacgagatctgatttcccttattttatcgtggtgatcgttccgccctatgtaggttggtgtcaacaaaatattttcgcattcgcaggagaaagttagtgattggaattccgtgagaagattccgtcgcaacgaaaaacgcctttcttttaatgattttcagcccaaatcctgtatcatttctgtcacctcctctcccatatttcgcgataatacaaaacgtgctgcctttctttgaactttttcgatggactccctcagtcctacctggtaaggatcccacaccgcgcagcagtattctacaaggggacggacaagcgtagtttaggcagtctccttagtaggtctgttacattttctaagtgccctgccaatcaAACGCACCCTTTAGTTACTGAGTATAAGTTACGGTATTCTTGTATCCTGCTTTATAGCAATAGGGGCAAGAGATGTGATCACAGACGTAAGCAAAatctttgttgaaacttcctgagagattaaaactgcgAGTCGGGCCGAGgctcgaaatcgagacctttgtctttcgtagGCGAGTGCGGGTAGAGCACttgacagttttaatctatcaggaagtttcatatcatcggacactccgctgcagagcgaaaatttcattcttgaaacatctcccaggctgtggcaaaaCCGTGTCTCCGCAATAATCTTTCTTCCAggtcctgcaagttttgcaggagaccttctgtgatgTTTGTACGgtagatgatgatgaggtcccatactataAGGAGCGtatgggacgatgcgggagacccgcaccgccgtaccagGCAAGGTCCGAGTGGAggaggtttgccattgccttcctccgaccgtagtggggatGAAAGATGAGGATGAAGACGAGACAACAACacttagtcatctcgaggcaggaaaaatccttaaccctccgggaatcgaacccgggaccccgtgcgcgggaaggagAACACTacctcaagaccacgagctgcgggctgtaaGGTAGAAGGCGGGGTATGGCGGAAGTAAAGCGATGAGGCGGGGTCCTGAGtcatgcgtgggtagctcagaCGAGTCAGAGTCCCGATCTGGAAcgcagttttaatatgtcaggaagtttcatacaagcgcacactccactgtagagtaaaaatttcattccgaAAATCTTTTTTCCGTATTGGATTGCTTTATACAGTCATAGATTTCATCCTTACCTACAAGAGAATAACAAAAGTCCAGGAATTAAGGCATATTTTTTATGTTATCACTGAACACAGTCGTAGTCTCCATACTTATAAAGTTGGACACAGTCCTAGAAGTACTCCATTACATGTTTCTTCATGAATAAAATACTAAAGCCGCATACCAAACTCATGGTGTCAAGAGGTGCCGTACTAAGTGGGACGACCAAGTGACCAACACAGCTGTTCTCGAGAAAGCGCATCTAAACCGCACTGAGGAAACCATAACCGCTCATCAGCTGAGTTGGTTAGGCCACGTTCATCGCTTGAATGACACAAGGCTTCCCAGCCACATACTTCTTGGTGAACATTactctggcagcagaaaccgtGGGGCCCTTCTTGCGGCAAGGACCAGCTAAAACACAACATAAAAACGACTGGCATAAACATAAAAACGAATCAAGAATGTGCTGTGGATCGCTTACTGTGGAGGAACGCTACATCCACCTCtatcaatgccggccgcggtggccgtgcggttctggcgctgcagtcaggaactgcgggactgctacggtcgcaggttcgaatcctgcctcgggcatgggtgtatgtgatgtccttaggttagttaggtttaagtagttctaagttctaggggacttatgacctaagatgttgagtcccatagtgctcagagccatttgaaccattttgaacctctgtcAACTTATTTCAAGGAGAATAAACATGAAGAGGCCATGCGACGAACAAGAAAGCACCGTTAATTAGCACCCCGCAATTCAGTGCGATTTGTGCAGACACATATCTTATACAGGATTGGTCTGTTCAGTGACCAGAAACACATCAATGAGTTGAGTTGACATGCTGTGCGTACTCGGAATCGAGTTGCAGTTGACAGGCGGATGACTATCCCATGACATGAATGGAATATGTATGCTTGACAAGGCGTAATGACAAAATAGCAGAAGCAGAATAAAAACATCTACAGCCTCAAGTTGTAAACTACATCTCTTAAACTATTCATGCGGTTTGGTGGATCCATATATGTTAGCCAGAAGACACAGTCTCGTAATGCAAGACTAACGTCTGAAATTTGTAGTCTGACAACCTGGTGATGAACAGGTATCTTTATAGCAACACAGTTGGAAGGCTCTAACTGAAAGATGGAAACAGACACAACCTACTTACTGGTGGAGATTTAAGACACGGCACCACATTACATACTCTGCAAAATAACAAGAGCGTCCAGCCAAGGGGCATCACAATAAACGTATCTCATTCGCCAATTGTACTGCTGTGTGTGGTGTCATCCTGAAGCCCCAATGTACTCTTCCCATCACTGCATTCTTGCTGCTCGAGAACATCCATTAAGTCTCCTCTATCCTCCGCTGTTCTGATCATTTTTGAAGCTGGATACCCACAGCAAATATCTCTACCTGTCCACAGCTCTTGAGTGGTATCAAGTGCTAGTACCAAGATTTGTTTAATAAATGGTATACTACTGGTGTTGATTACATTATTGTAAGGCTCTCCCGATGAGCTGTCACTCTAATAAATGGAAATCTAAGTAAAATGtagatgtcgtgtggctagggcctcccgtcgggtagacaggtcacctggtgcaagtctttcgatttgacgccacttcggcgacttgcgtgtcgatggggatgaaatgatgatgataaggacaacacagcacctagTCACTaagcggagaaaaactccgacccagccgggaatcgaacccggggcgttaggtatgacattcagtggcgctgaccactcagctaccaagggcgGACGTCACTCTGAAAAATTGACTCAACACTTTTGGCTCCCTCGAATGATTCCCATGCCTAAGTGTCAGGCCAGTACAGGAACTCACCGAATTAGCCTTGGAACCAGAAGAACAGTTGCTATGTCCAAGCAAAAATGTGCCTCCTGGGATTCTCTGGGGTGTTCTGGTCAATTTCAGTGGAAGCATTGTGTGTGGGCCTGAGGATATACCTAATTGTCACCACTACCCACAGCAGAAATCATCATACTGGCTGAAGAGAGAATGACTGGATCAGATGCATTTCCTTATCAGAATTCAGCTGCCGCTACTATATGGGTTTATGCAATTCTCAGCGCCTTCGAAACCAATGTGTGAGATTTTCCTACACTCACGCTCGCCACATGCAAACTATTtatcccacagaaaaaaaaaatgaacaagacttctttgtaggaaatttaatgtagttaatttttttgcTGTGATATGATTTCGCTGGAGACCACGatcttcgagttattaaagaaagacGCGTTTGAAtgtaacttttgtacgttttcttgaataatttgaagaCGAGGGCccttagcgaaaacgtatcccagtgcagttagttagttacatattccatagatcattTAAACGATTGTTTCATTGAAATGATATGGAACAAGCCAATACAGGATATGTATAAATAATTAGTCAtaacattaatgaaaacattaTCATTTTATACCTATCATGAGACTACACTCAAAGCAATATTTTTGTCGTTTTTTATTGGTTACCAGTTTGTCAATGGAATAGGAGGAGTCCTCCAGGGGAAATGATTTCAAATTAGATTTAAACCTAGCTTCGCTGCTTATCAGACAAATAATCAAAAGTTTATATTACTGCATATACAGCTCTTCCCTGAGTCATTGACAGCTTTCACAGTGGGTATTAAACGTCACTTTTCCTCCAGTGTTTAGGTATGGGCAtcattgttcttctcaaattgtgatggaggTGACAGTTGGCATCTGTTATAATtatctgctgaatgtattccagtctctgccttcctctacagtttttgccctctgcagctccctctggtaccgcggaagtcattccctgatatcttatcatcctgtcccttcttcttatcagtgttttccacatgttccttttctctccgattctgcgcagaacctccttattccttgccttatcagtccacctaatttgcaacattcatctgtagcaccacatctcaaaggctttgattctctgctgttccggttcccccacagtccatgtttcactaccgtgcaacgctatgctccaaacgtacattctcagaaatttctttttcaaattaaggcttatatttCATGCTAGTGACGTCTCTTCGTCAGGGAAGTtcttttttccagtgttagtttgcttttgatgtcatctTTGCTCCACCCGTCAttgtgctgcctaggtagcagaatttcgtaacttcatctactttgtgacaatCTCTGAATAGCACTAGCaaaatacgtcctcaattattttctggatgtattcctattTCTGCCTTCCTCTAAAGGTTTtgcccctctacagcttcctctagtagaatggaagtcattccttcatgtcttaacagatgtcctatcatcctgtcccttctccttgtcagtgatttccatatactcctttcctctccgactctgcgcagaacctcctcattccttacgctaTCAGTcagtctaattttcaacattcgtctgcagcaccacatctcaaatgcttcgattctcttctgttacgcctttcccacagtccacatttcactaccatacaatggtgtgctagAAATTagcttcctcaaattagggcctatgtttctTACTAGtataattctcttggccaggaatgccctttctgccagtactgttctgcttttgatgtcctccttgccccgcccGTCATTGCTTATTTCATGATAGCGTCGGTTTAAGAATTTTGTTAGCAAATAtcgtgtttttatagttttcattcacTTCGTGTCGGGTACTACCTACGTTTAATGAACTTCTGTCGTATTATTCGACATCTGCCTGACACCTGGATTCAGTTTCATATCTCACCGAAAGATAAATTTACTGATTATTAATTTATTACAGTTAAAATGTGTTCTGGTGTCTTTTAGTTTACTATCAGAGTAACGTCATGTTTGTCAAATGTGGATGTTACCGTAGGTTAATTGATATTGCAGAAACTTGTCAGGACTGTGGGTTGGTGTTTCATTGAGGAGAATGCAGCGGAAGTGTCAGACGATGCTCTTCCTtggagttgtagattatgtagTCGAAACAGGAAATCGTGGAACAGGGGAAAAAGTTTTCTGTTCTACAGGCAGAATTAGAAATGGAGTATTTCGCATTAGAAAAGTGGAAGGGGGAAAGAGACTGGGAAAGAGAGGGAGAAGATGACAAGTAATGGGTAAaaggagaaaacctcagaaatcacatttcaaatTCTGACTAGCAATCAGTTTGACGTCTTACCTGAAATAGGGAAAGAGCTCCATTCAGTTTTTGAGCTTAATGTGGTGCAGCAGACTCGTAGGAACAACTTTAAGGCAAAGTCACCAAAAAAGTCacgtagaaaaaaaaagagatttgCTCCCATGGAATCAATCGCGGGAGAGGTGTACGCCAATTACTACAGGAAAAGCTGGGTGTAGAATAGCAGGTCCCAAGCATCATGAAACATAGCGCCGAGCGTAGCCAAGTGACAGAAAATGTAGGGGCCCTAATTAGAGATACTAATAGAGCGGATCAGGTACAGATTTTAGGAGGAGCAAGAAACAGACAGGATAATACAGCATTAACGAATATAGCATTAATGGTAACTTGGAGAAAATAGAggcagcaacagcacacactcacaTGGCCGACATGATCATTCCTTGGTTAACACAGCTGCTACCCGTGTGAAGAAAGAGCAGTGCGAGTTACTTTTGACTGAAGCAAAGTCTCATATCTGTGCCATGCCTGTTACTGTGATGGAGATGGGGACACACTACACGTGGCCTTCACTTAAACAGGAAAGAGAAGGAAATATTAGCTGAGTATCTTACAGAAATGGAGAGATGGCCACAAAAGCATGCAAGACAAAATATCCGAGATTATTGGAATCAAGCGGGCAA
It includes:
- the LOC126253592 gene encoding uncharacterized protein LOC126253592; the encoded protein is MKTFLVFIVAAVAVATARPGYVGLGGGHGGFGGGHGGFSGGYGGGFSGGYGGGHGGGGGGHGIHAGYAAFGPAHIAVGPGGYVQDTAEVAAHRAAHLAAVAHTHARDAAVNAHDAAFGHGGGGYGHGGGGYGYGGHGHHG